The window ggaaaatagtcTTTTGCAGCTCTTTTACCAATCTGCCTCATCCAGGCGTGGGGAAAGGAATTAAACTAAACTGCGTGACAAGATCTTGGTTGGACAATATTTGAAGGGATGTTTCTGAATTGCTCTGCTGCAAGGCCCCAAAATCTTTATCTCAGAGCTGTTTTAGATAACAGAGAATACTTCTCAAATTAATAACAATCATTAATAACCAGAAGAGCCTCacagcctcctgctccctctggagATGGACACCAATGGTGTGCCCAGCATCAGCATCAGCACCAGAGCCTGTGAAACAACACAGGAGTCTCAGGCCAGGCTCAATCCAGCAGGAAttctcagctggcagctgaCAATAAGCCACAGCCCCCACCTCCCTCACAGGCAGACACCCTGCTCCTGACCTCTCCCACTCCATGGAATTGAtgctggaatggtttggattggaaggaaccttgaaGAGCAGCCAGtcccacccccctgccatgggcagggacagcttccaccatcccaggctgctccaagctccattcagcctggccttgggcactgccagggatgcggcagccacagctgctctgggtctcACTTCTCTGTAAGTGGCTTCAAGGAAGGAAAGATTGGCCAAAACCCCTCAAAaccacagctcctgtgctgctgacagcttTGGGATGGCACTGGAGGTGTCCCAACAGCCTGGCTCTCCACTCAGGCTACACCTGCAGCACCTACCTTACCCATCCCATTTTAACACTCACAGAATCATTGAGGTtgaaaaaatctccaaaatcaTCAAATCCAAGCTGCGAGAGATGCCCCCCTTATCACTCAGTCTAGAGCACTGAGTGATACATCCAGTCActccttgaacacctccaggaatggtgactccaccacctccctggacagCTCCTCCCAATGCTGGACAGCCCGtactggggaaaagaaaaccatCTCCTaatttccaacccaaacctcccctaCTGCAACTTCTGAGGCTGTTCCCTTTCATCCTGTCATTGGTtgtctgggagcagagcccaaccCACACCTGGttgcaccctcctgtcagggaattGCAGAGATGTTTCTCCATCAGGACAGGGAAAAAGCGAcgaagggaagggaagggaagggaagggaagggaagggaagggaagggaagggaagggaagggaagggaagggaagggaagggaagggaagggaagggaagggaagggaagggaagggaagggaagggaagggaagggaagggaagggaagggaagggaagggaagggaagggaaggggccACCCGCACGAGCCATCGCCCAGCCCCTGGAGGTAGATGGGggtccctgccagggggctggAGGTGGGAGGGCACCTCCACCCACCCCGGAGGCTGAGGCAGCTCCATCTCTTCATGCTCCGCGGCTGGGACAGGCGGAGCTCCGGCCCTAGGACGGGAGGATCACAGAACCACTGCGATTGGAAAAGTGctctgagatcatcgagtccaacctcTAAGAACATCGACCCAACACCACCGTATGAACCGGACCAGGGCACCGAGTGCCCCGTTCTGCCGTGTCCCAAACGCCTCCAGGGACGGCGACTCCGCGACTTCACCGTGGGCGGGATCGCGCTGGGGCcgccccgctcccagccccgAAGGTATCAGGAGAACCCCAACCTCCCACCGCCCACACAcaaagctgcagagagcagggatgagccccctcccaccccacACACACCCGCCCACcgcggcagccccggccccgccacATCCCTCATCCCGCGGCCTGGCACCGGCCCCGCCCGGAGTACAGCGCGGTGCGGCGGGGCCCTGCCAAGCCCGGTATGAGCAGCGGGGGCAGCCGGCAGCCCACACTGTGAGGGCAGCCCACACTCGGAGGGCAGCCCCGGCAGCAGCACCTACCCCGCTGCCGGACGCCATGGCGAGCCGAGGGCACAGCACCGGGAACTGTCGCGCGGCGCCGTAAAGCGCGGCCGCCCGCGCAGTCACGTGTCCCGCCGCCGTCACGTGCGGGCGCTCCCGGTGTGCCGGTGCCGGCCATGCTGCGCCTCGGCCCCttcgccgccgccgcccgctgCCTGCCGGCACGGCCCCGCCTCGGGCCGCTGTGCCTCGCTGGGAACCGCGGCAGCTTCGCCCGGTCCTGGCTGCCGGCCGGTGACCGCGGAGCCCTGTACCGGCAGgtgcgggcggcggcggcgggcggcgagCGGCTGCCGGTGCTGAAAACACCCAAGGTAAAGGCGGGGAGCGGGGGTGGCGCCGGTGGGTACCGGCTGTTCCCCCGCGCCCTTGCCGCTGACGGCCGCTCTGTATCCCGGGCAGGGCACCCGTGACCACGCACCGGCGCAGGCGGCGCTCCGTGAGCGGCTCCTGAGCGCCGTGGTGTCCTGCTTCAAGCGGCACGGGGCGGCCGCCATCGACACCCCCGTGCTGGAGCTGCGGGTGAGGCGCAACGGGAGCTCTCCTCGCCCTCGGTGTGGGGAACGGACCCGCCCGGGGGCTGTGGGACCGGGGAGCGCCCCCGGGGCTTCGGGACGGCTTTGGGAGCTCCCTCCGTGCGGGGCACGGCCAGGCGGGGAGGGCAGCTGGGCATTCACTTTTGGTGCTTTTTGGGGGGACGGGGAGGTGGGTTCAGGTCCGAGGGGGCTGGAGGGGTCTGTGTGTAATGCCCGCTCGTGGGGACCGAGCTCCGTGCCCCACCTCGGGGACCCTTCAGCCCAGAGCCACCCGGTCACCAGCCCCTGTGTCCCTCCCCAGGAGACGCTGGTGGGGAAATACGGGGAAGGAGCGAAGCTCATCTACGAGCTGAAGGACCAGGgaggggagctgctggccctgcgCTATGACCTCACCGTATCCTGTGCTCCCAAGGGGATGGTGGCACCCTGAGAGGATGGTGGTGCACCAAGGTAGTGGCCACCTCTGCCTTGAGGGATCGCTCTTGCCCTGGCCTGCCTGCAGGTCCCATTGGGGTGATGGCAGCCCCCTTGGCCATCCCAGCTGGTCTGGCTGTCATTGTCATGACTTCACACCATCTCCCAGCCAGGCCCACCGCAAAGTCCCTTCCTGCTGTGGACATGAACCAGTATGCTCCACGGTACTGGTTTTATCTCCACCTCTGCTGTGCCTATCCTACCTTGCTAGTGCCACCTGCAGGTGTTCATCCCAGGCCTTCTCAACCTCCACATCTCAACAACATCTCTTTCCTTCAATGTCCACATAGCTGTGCCATGCATTGAATtcccactgatcccactgtGAGAGGGAGGGATGATAGGAGAGGGTCCTTGTGTATGGGACATTGTCACACAGTGGGTCTGGATGAGGAAATGGAGCTGTCCTAGCGTTGAAGGAGCTTTGGTGGTTCATTGTACTCATCCTCAGCCCGGGGGATGATCTCCCTAGAGGTCATAGAGTTACAGAATATCACAAATTGGAAGAGATCTGTAATAATCATCCAAGTCCAGCTCAtgaccctgcacaggacagcccaggAATCTCACCATGGTTGTGAAAAAAATTGGGAAGCGGCTGACAAAGGGAAGGGGAGATGGGAGGCTTTGGGGTTCAGCTTCTACAGCTCTGAGGATATCCATGTTCCCATCCTTAACTCCTCGGGCCCAGGTGCCCTTTGCTCGCTACCTGGCCATGAACAAGATCACCAAGATGAAGCGTTACCACGTGGCCAAGGTGTACAGGAGGGACAACCCGGCCACCACGCGCGGCCGCTACCGCGAGTTCTACCAGTGCGTGAGTGTTGTGGTGCCAGTGCTGCCACCAAGGCCACAGGGCCAGCAgggttttccttctccagctgctgcagagcagcagagtgtGCATGACTAAGGccccctggctctgccaggagctCCCATCACTTCTTCTGCCCCCAGGACTTTGACATTGCTGGGCAGTTTGACCCCATGATTCCCGACGCCGAGTGCCTGAAGATCGTGCACGAGATCCTCAGTGACCTGCAGCTGGGGGACTTTGTCATCAAGGTGAGACTGGCTGGGTTCTCTGTGCCATGGTGGGAAGCAGTGGTCATTGTTCTGTGCTTTTACACAGTGGCACCTGCTCCCACTCCAAGACCCAGAAGTTCATCCCACATCCCTACCTCCTCATGGTGTATATGCAAAGGCTGGACCTCGGCTTGGACATGCCTTAAGCTGGGAATACCAGGAGCTCTTTTGAGGCTGCAGTCAGCAGAGTTCTCTCCAGGACTGACCACAGTCTGCAGAATTACAGTAGCTGACTAGATTCATAATGTCACAGGGTGGTTTTCATACTTCTACACTTTCTCTTCCCATGGAATTTGGGTGCTGAGAAATGAGGAGATGCCAACAGCTGCAACTTCCCAcatactgggaaaaaaagaaattacatcaGAGGGTACCCCCAAGGTTAGCATGCCTCTCCCTCCCCCAGGTCAACGACCGTAGGATTTTGAATGGTGTGTTTGATGTCTGTGGTGTTCCAGAGAGCCAGttcatccctgcctgctgcaccATAGACAAGCTGGACAAGGTCAGCACTGGACTCATGGGGAGACACTTCTGGTCTTGGGATGGATGTCTTAGGCTGGGCAGTGTTGTGGCTGTTCTTGTTGAGAAGagtttcacagcagctgaggtgGGGTCCGTAAAGGATTTGAGGAGTTCTTGGGCCTGGTTAAGAATAAAGCCTGGTGATTTGTTAAAAATTCCTGTAAGAGAGAGGGGGCATGGTTAGCAAGATTCCTGACTGTTGTCCCACACAAGTTGTGCCCATGTGGGCTGATGGAGGCAGTGGGTGAGGAGAACATCCTGCAGCAACTGATGCCATTCTGTGCCCTACAGATACCATGGGAAGAAGTGAGGAGTGAGATGGTGGGAGAGAAGGGGCTCTCTCCCGAGGCTGCCGATCGCATCGGGGAGTATGTCCAGCTCCACGGTGAGTGACCACCACAGGGTGCTGCCCTTGGCCTTGttcagggctggggatggaagGTGTAGGGccctgtgacagtggtcacaagggttcttggatgagggaagagatgagaatgttgattctatgttcagaaggcttgatttattattttatgatatatatattacattataactatactaaaaagaaagaggaggaaaggtgttacagggcttgcaagggtcttcagggtgaagagagagacgagaatgttgacttcatgttcagaaggcttgatttattattttatgatatatatattacattataactatactaaaaagaatagagaggaaagttctcagaagctagctaaactaagaatagaaaaagaatgaataacaaagttttGTGTCCAGGCAAaaagcaagaacagctctgccgtgagtggtcagtaaatccaaacattcaCCCAAGACCAATCATgcatccacctgttgcattccacagcagcagataaccattgtttacattttgttgctgaagccacagcttttcagaagggggaaaaatcctaaagaaaggatttttcacaaaagatgtctgtgacagaaaggtttcttcagaaggctagctaagaatagaatagaaaagaacgataacaaaggcagctggcttggacagagagcgagagccagctctgctgtgactggTCACCAAATCTAAACatccacacgagaccaatcacggatccacctgttgcattccacagcagcagataaccattgtttacattttgtttctgaggcctcagctcctcagaaaggaaaaaatctgaagaagagattttcacaaaaagatgtctgcaacatggcacagctctggctggccgGGGCCACCGTGCCAGGTGCtggtgccctggcacagctgaggcaCGGCTGGTCCCCACAGGTGGGCTGGACCTGATcgagcagcttctccaggacCCACAGCTATCCCAGAACAAGGTGgccaaggaagggctgggggacatGAAGCTGCTGTTTGAGTACCTGACCCTGTTTGGCATCACGGGGAAGGtgaggagctgtggggcaggagggggagCTGCCCCGCCGGGCCCCGAGCGGGCGGTGACGGGGCCGCCCTTGTGCCCCGCAGATCTCCTTCGACCTGAGCCTGGCGCGGGGCCTGGACTATTACACGGGGGTGATCTttgaggctgtgctgctgcagcaggaccaCGAGCACCTGGAGGAGCCGCTCAGCGTGGGCAGCGTGGCCGGAGGCGGCCGCTATGACGGGCTGGTGGGCATGTTTGATGCCAAGGGCCGCAAGGTGCCCTGCGTGGGGGTCAGCATCGGCATCGAGCGCATCTTCTCCATCCTGGAGCAGAGACTGGAGGTGGGTGATGCAGGCAGTGCGTTGGGGAAGGCTCTAGGAAGAATAATTGTTTATTCTCCAGCTCCACAGTGctcaagagaaaataattttggggtGGCGCTTCCCATGCCTAAATATTGATGCACAAAAGACAGAGTCCTGTTACGCAGCCCATCAGGATGCAGGTGTaggcagctgagggcagcaTTTCTCAGGAGATGTCAAGGAAATGTTAGAGACAGCCTTGAGCTCTGGGCCTGCCTCTGAGCTTTGTGCCCCAGTCACTTTATTGTGTCTTGCCACTGAAGTTTTCTGTCCTGGGGATTCTGAAGCAATGAATTTGGTAACAGCTGTGAACTCACTCTAATAAACCCCAGGAAAGCCTCTGTGGAGATTCATCATTCTGTGTTTGGTTCCAAGCCTGTGATTCCTTGCAAGTGAAGCTTAGGCAATGTGCTTGTACCTGAAGAATCAAAGGAGACACTGGGAAGCTGTCCTGGTCCCATCCAGGAGGCTGGCCAGGGTCCCCaaggaacagcagcacacaaTTAAGCAGTGTGACACAATGCAGAATCTCTGGGGGGCTCATTAAAGGTGCCCAGGTTGTCAGTGACTGAGTTAAGGTCTGGAGATAGATGAGTTGAGGTGTTGTGAGCTGCAGATTCCCACAGAGTCACTCCCATCATTGTCCCATGCGTATCCTTTCAGGCTTCTGGGGAGAAACTTCGAACAACTGAGACCCAAGTGCTGGTGGCTACACCTCAGAAACACCTTCTTGCTGCCAGAATGAAGCTCATCTCCgagctgtgggatgcagggatcAAGGTAAAGGAATGACTTGGGCTTGGCAGTGTCACAGGTGAGGGAGGGAGAGCCTGAAGAGAGCTGTAGCACAGCAAGACCAACCCCATTAGTTGTGTGTCTCTCCAAGATCTGGGCCTGTCTGAGCTCACAGAGTCATTcaggttgaaaaagacctccaagatcatcaagtccaacctttagATCTAGGCAGGCAGAGCAGTAAagtggttgctgcagggtttggtttttggtgcTTTACTGCAGTATCCATTAGAGCAAAGTTGGGTTAGTTGTTCACCCTTCCCATTCCCTCCTAGGCAGAGATGCTGTACAAGAAGGATCCCAAATTGCTGAAGCAGCTGCAGTACTGTGAGGACACAGGGATCCCCCTTGCTGCCAttgtgggagagcaggagctggcagatggAGTTGTCAAGCTGCGAGATGTTGCAACAAGAAAGGAGGTGAGAATGCCCTTTTATCCCAGGTTTTAAAGTACTTCCAGACTCTGGAGATCACTGGAGAGCTCTGGGTTTTCCCTCAGCGTTCCTTTGGGAGGCCATAGCACAGATCTATTGGGTAACTCCAGAAAACCAGTCACAAACTGCATTGGTATCCTCACTAAGTCCTTAAAAGTGCTCTTCTCTACTGCTGCTCTGTTTGCTTTGTAGGTTGATATCCCCAGAGAAAAGCTTATTGATGAGATCAGGAGAAGGCTGGAGCCCTGAGGACGtctctggctggagctgcttggCAGAACTGCATGGCTGGAaccctgcagcatcctcagcccctccctgcctgcccggTCTGGGGACATCCCCTGGCCTAAGGCTCATTGCCTCGGCTCAGGCAGTGAGAACTGAGGAGTAAGATGGTTTTGACAGCTATGGACGGTGCAGTCACCAGGTTAACCTTCTGGTTAGCTGCTCTGAAGGTCAAGTTTGTGGGTTCCTAATCCTGCAGTCCCTGTTTGGCCATTTCCGTCACtggaggtggtggtggcactgaTGGATGCGGTGAAGCTCAAGTATAGGATCAGGTGGAACTCGAGATTTGGGAGGGGGAATCCGTGGTGTGTTGGGGACCTGCCAGCTCAGGGAGGGGGCAGTGGAAGGGACCCTCGACCCTGTTCGGGCAGCGGGGCCGTTCCCGACCCGCGGCCGATCCCAGCCCGCAGCCGGTGCCGGTCCCAGCCCGCAGCCGGGCGCTGCCGGCGGGCTGCGGGGCGCCCTGGAGGAACTTGAATCCCATCACCGCGGGACACAGCGAGCGGCTGGAGCAGCCGCGCAGGTCGGGGCGCGCGTGGGAACACTGTATTTTTATACATTAAACAAAAACCCCGATAATAAACCCAAACCGCGCCCTCCGCCTTTCCTTTCCCCGCGGTGGCGGCGCTGCGCgtgcgcggcggcggcggcggcgcgggaaTTGCGCgtgcgcggggcgggcgcggcctGGCTATGGCGGAGGAGGCGGCGGTGCGGGCCCAGGCGGAGACCGTGCGGAGGCTCAAACAGGACAAGGCCGATGCCGACGAGGTGCGGGAGCTCCGGTATTCCCGGAAcagggtgctgggggagcagcactATGGATGGGAGCGGCGGGGAATGAGAATGGGGCGGTGTTGGGACGGGCGAGTGGGGCATGAGGGAGCTGCGGGCGccggtgctgggctgggagagggcgGCGGGGCTGAGGGTGGGGGGAGAACTGGGAGTGCCGGTGTGTGAGGGGGGCTCCGGTGTCAGGGGACTCCCGGGCCAGGGCTGGCGGCATTGGGAAAAGAGGGGCCGGGAAGGGTGGGAGTGCAGCGCTGGGAAATGGAAGGGCTGAGGGTGCAGAGGAGACTCGTGGTGGGAAGCGGGGATAGCGGTGCTGGATTGAAGGGAAGGATGGTTGAGACGAGGATGCTGGAACGGAGGATGCTGGAACAGCCGATGCTGGTGCTTGTAagcaggagctggtggtggtggggatAGGCATGGGGAGATAGCTGTGAGTGGTAATGGAGGTCGTGGGAGTCAGGGAATGGTGGGGGTGTTTGCGTTGCTGAGCTAGGGGTGCGTGTATGAGAAATGGGaagtgggagcagggaatgtcCCTCTGGTTGCTGAGAAACTGGGAACAGTGGGTGTATTGTGGCTGTGGAGTGCAGGTGCgctgggagtgctggggttGAAGGTACTGGGGAAGGcatgggctggggctggtgggTTGTCTtatccccagctcctccttctccatccccaGATTGCAAAGGAAGTGGCAAAGCTGCTCGAGATgaaggcacagctggggacagatgAAGGGAAGCACAAGTTTGTGCTGAAGACCCCAAAGGTAACTCCCCTCTCCTGTGCCCCTCTGTGTGCTTGTCCTCCCCCAGACACACAGCCAGCACCCCCACACATCTGTGAGCCAAGGGCCAGCATGGCCACACCTGCCTTTGTTCACATTTCTGTTTCCACTTTCACTTTTAGCAGCGAGGGGGAGAGGGATGAAGACATTTCCTGACAACATTCAGCCCAGATACTCACACCTTAGAGACTTCTGGGTGCTTCTGTGACATTCCAACCACCGCTGGTGTGATCAGGAAATTCCTTCCTAATTACTGTGGGCCCTCAGTGTGAGAGGGCTCATATCTGTCCTTGGTCTGAGGGGCTCATTTACTGAACAGGTCTGGCCAGCTGCTGGAATTTGTGTCCTCTTGTGGAAGGACCCTTCCTTTACAAGTAGTTTTTCAGCCTCCAGGCCCCTGAAAATATTGTCCATAATgcaatttctgctgaaatactTTGTAACCTGAATGTTTCACCACTGGCAGCTGATCAGAGACCACCTGCTcccatgctgtgctgtggagaCAGTTGTGAATCTGTTCACAAACAAGCCAGGCTATGGTGGTGCCACTGACACAGGAAATCATAGACACATGGggtgctttgggttggaaggacctgaAAGTCCATCTTGTTCCACGCCCTGCCATGGCAgcgacaccttccactatcccaggttgctccaagcccctccagcctggcctgggacacttctagggatggggcagccacagcttctctgggcaacctcacagagaagaatttattCCCAATATTTAAAAGTCTCAAAACTGTCCCTTGGTCCATGTCCTCTATGATATGTTTTGTTGAATGTAATTGTGGTGTCATGCCTGGAAAGTGAAAGGGTATTTCACTGTTTTAAAGTAGGAAGAAAGGGGTTTTGCAGCTCAGTTATGTTTCCAGCCTATCTCAGGCTTGTCAAAGGCAGCTGAAGGCCATCTGAGTGATCTGTGTGTGGGAGTGCTTCCTGCTGCCTAACAGGTTTTATGAAGTGAAAGTTGGAGGTCTAGCTAATAACAA of the Ammospiza nelsoni isolate bAmmNel1 chromosome 16, bAmmNel1.pri, whole genome shotgun sequence genome contains:
- the LOC132080353 gene encoding histidine--tRNA ligase, cytoplasmic-like produces the protein MLRLGPFAAAARCLPARPRLGPLCLAGNRGSFARSWLPAGDRGALYRQVRAAAAGGERLPVLKTPKGTRDHAPAQAALRERLLSAVVSCFKRHGAAAIDTPVLELRETLVGKYGEGAKLIYELKDQGGELLALRYDLTVPFARYLAMNKITKMKRYHVAKVYRRDNPATTRGRYREFYQCDFDIAGQFDPMIPDAECLKIVHEILSDLQLGDFVIKVNDRRILNGVFDVCGVPESQFIPACCTIDKLDKIPWEEVRSEMVGEKGLSPEAADRIGEYVQLHGGLDLIEQLLQDPQLSQNKVAKEGLGDMKLLFEYLTLFGITGKISFDLSLARGLDYYTGVIFEAVLLQQDHEHLEEPLSVGSVAGGGRYDGLVGMFDAKGRKVPCVGVSIGIERIFSILEQRLEASGEKLRTTETQVLVATPQKHLLAARMKLISELWDAGIKAEMLYKKDPKLLKQLQYCEDTGIPLAAIVGEQELADGVVKLRDVATRKEVDIPREKLIDEIRRRLEP